AAAAAACCATTTCATTGGGCAAGCTGTATTCTTCAGTTGAAAAGTCCTCACTATTTCACTTGAAAAGTCCCCACTTTTTTTAGTCAATGTTTTTCATAAATAATTTGGTTTCTTTTAATCTGTAAGAGTCGCCACTCATATTAACGATGTATGCTTTATGGGTTAAGCGGTCTACCATTGCAGCGGTGAGAACGGGATCTTTAAATATTTCTTGCCATCTTTCGAATGAGAGATTTGTTGTAATGATAGTGGATTTTCTTCCGGTTCTGAGAGAGAGGTTCGTAAAAAGCAATTCAGAACCCTCTTTATCAAACGAGATATAACCAAGTTCATCGCAAATAACGAGATCATATTTTTCAAAGCGCAGTTCCATTTTACGCAATACGCCTTGTGATCGCGATTCTTTTAGTTGAGTAATAAGAGTGGGAACGGTTGTAAACAGAACCTTAAAATCTTCCATACAAGCTCTTATTCCAAGTGCTATGGCGAGATGGGTCTTACCGGTTCCAGGATTACCTGCTAAGATCACGTTCTGTCCGTTTCTAATAAAATCAAGAGTCTTGAGAAATTTCAGTTTCTTCCTACCATCTTCAGGTAAGAACTCAACTTCCAAATCTTCAAGATATTTTTTATAAGGGAACTTTGCAG
This is a stretch of genomic DNA from Candidatus Cloacimonadota bacterium. It encodes these proteins:
- the istB gene encoding IS21-like element helper ATPase IstB; this encodes MWRCIVNCQEKIIEYTKTIRLPEIRKTFKIKIEEAIEDNYSYDEFLLQLLESEYYRRIENRKLSRIRSAKFPYKKYLEDLEVEFLPEDGRKKLKFLKTLDFIRNGQNVILAGNPGTGKTHLAIALGIRACMEDFKVLFTTVPTLITQLKESRSQGVLRKMELRFEKYDLVICDELGYISFDKEGSELLFTNLSLRTGRKSTIITTNLSFERWQEIFKDPVLTAAMVDRLTHKAYIVNMSGDSYRLKETKLFMKNID